One genomic region from Vidua macroura isolate BioBank_ID:100142 chromosome 18, ASM2450914v1, whole genome shotgun sequence encodes:
- the MLEC gene encoding malectin encodes MVGAGTRGAPLLPPVLLLPLLLRGAAGGIADSVVWAVNAGGDAHVDVNGIHFRKDPLEGRVGRASDYGMKLPILRSNVEDQILYQTERYNEETFGYEVPIKEEGDYVLVLKFAEVYFAQSQQKVFDVRLNGHVVVKDLDIFDRVGHSTAHDEIIPMSIKKGKLSVQGEVSTFTGKLHIEFVKGYYDNPKICALYILQGTVEDVPKLQPHPGLEKKEEDDDEDDYDDGSSVKKQANKNRVQSGPRTPNPYASDNSSLMFPILVAFGVFIPTLFCLCRL; translated from the exons ATGGTGGGCGCTGGTACGCGCGGGgcgccgctgctgccgcccgtgctgctgctgccgctgctgctgcggggcgcggcgggcggcaTCGCCGACAGCGTCGTTTGGGCCGTCAACGCGGGCGGCGATGCCCATGTGGACGTGAACGGCATCCACTTCCGCAAGGACCCGCTCGAGGGCCGCGTGGGCCGAG CTTCTGACTATGGTATGAAACTGCCAATCCTGCGGTCCAATGTGGAAGATCAGATTCTGTACCAGACGGAGCGTTACAATGAGGAAACCTTTGGCTATGAAGTTCCCATCAAAGAGGAGGGCGATTATGTGCTGGTGTTGAAGTTTGCAGAGGTCTATTTTGCACAGTCTCAACAGAAG GTATTTGATGTTCGCTTGAATGGCCACGTGGTGGTGAAAGACTTGGACATTTTTGACAGAGttggacacagcacagctcacgATGAGATCATTCCCATGAGTatcaaaaagggaaaactgaGTGTCCAGGGGGAGGTTTCAACATTCACAGGAAAGCTCCACATTGAGTTTGTAAAG gGCTACTATGACAATCCGAAAATCTGTGCCCTATACATCCTGCAAGGAACAGTGGAAG ATGTTCCAAAGCTGCAGCCACACCCAGGtctggagaaaaaagaggaagatgatgatgaagatgacTATGATGATGGCTCCAGTGTCAAAAAACAGGCAAATAAGAACCGGGTTCAGTCAGGCCCACGCACACCAAACCCCTATGCCTCGGACAACAGCAGCCTCATGTTTCCTATATTGGTGGCCTTTGGTGTCTTCATTCCTACCCTCTTCTGCCTCTGCCGATTGTGA